A window from Zingiber officinale cultivar Zhangliang chromosome 7A, Zo_v1.1, whole genome shotgun sequence encodes these proteins:
- the LOC122000906 gene encoding ocs element-binding factor 1-like, producing the protein MSSSPTRRASSSEEESKPAIEERKRKRMLSNRESARRSRMRKLQHLDVLVSQEAQLKTQNAKFSEQIQAVTQQYMAVDTENAILRAQLNELTQRLQSVNSVLRFVEEFSGIAMDIPEMPDPILKPWRLPYPAQSIMANAETLQF; encoded by the coding sequence ATGTCTTCCTCGCCTACTCGTCGAGCTTCGAGCTCCGAAGAGGAATCGAAGCCTGCGATCGAGGAGAGAAAGCGTAAGAGGATGCTCTCCAACAGGGAGTCGGCGAGGAGGTCGAGGATGAGGAAGCTGCAGCACTTGGACGTGCTGGTGAGCCAAGAGGCGCAGCTCAAGACCCAAAACGCCAAATTCTCTGAGCAAATCCAAGCGGTGACGCAGCAGTACATGGCGGTGGACACCGAGAACGCCATCCTACGTGCGCAGCTCAACGAGTTGACGCAGAGGCTGCAGTCGGTGAACTCGGTGCTGCGCTTCGTGGAGGAGTTCAGTGGGATAGCCATGGACATTCCGGAGATGCCCGACCCCATTTTGAAGCCATGGCGGCTTCCTTATCCGGCGCAGTCAATCATGGCCAATGCTGAAACGCTTCAATTCTGA